Proteins encoded within one genomic window of Augochlora pura isolate Apur16 chromosome 11, APUR_v2.2.1, whole genome shotgun sequence:
- the LOC144476786 gene encoding uncharacterized protein LOC144476786 has product MWTKITGLFLLLAVVTTVTADEPERRCVEGKSYNDGCNNCVCMGGLTACTEMACGKYDPDTGVFEMVDILPPPEDYWVA; this is encoded by the exons ATGTGGACGAAAATCACTGGTTTGTTCTTGCTGCTTGCTGTCGTGACAACTGTGACCGCCGACGAACCAG AAAGGAGATGCGTGGAGGGAAAAAGTTATAACGACGGATGCAACAATTGTGTTTGTATGGGAGGCCTAACGGCGTGCACCGAAATGGCGTGCGGGAAATACGACCCTGATACAGGCGTTTTCGAGATGGTAGATATACTGCCTCCTCCGGAGGACTACTGGGTTGCCTAA